A portion of the Candidatus Hydrogenedentota bacterium genome contains these proteins:
- a CDS encoding type III pantothenate kinase, with translation MDLLLDVGNTRLKWGLHDGKGWCGQGAVLLSALDGFADVLAGLGPVDRMLGANVAGATIGGRLGAFLKQAGLTAEWIRPLDEGY, from the coding sequence ATGGATCTGCTTCTCGACGTAGGCAACACCCGCCTCAAGTGGGGCCTGCATGACGGCAAGGGGTGGTGCGGCCAGGGGGCCGTGCTCCTGAGCGCCCTGGATGGCTTCGCCGACGTACTCGCCGGCCTGGGGCCGGTGGACCGCATGCTCGGTGCCAATGTGGCTGGCGCCACTATTGGCGGGCGACTCGGGGCCTTCCTCAAGCAGGCCGGTCTGACAGCCGAGTGGATACGCCCCCTGGACGAAGGCTAT